The proteins below come from a single Isoptericola dokdonensis DS-3 genomic window:
- a CDS encoding HAD family hydrolase, translating into MTIAPASPAPTPAPTVTPAASAAALGRRPDALLLDFGGVLLTTSKRPGGLEEMSRHVADVLARAGHHRSPAELAEVLQGGKKALKDWKNAASRRLEPAELDHRTIWREFYGSPLTPAEREVLAGSAGTLQHVITRTLTDHAVRPGVRELLALARELGVPVGVVSNAHSGRAHREIMDETGLAPFVAVQVYSDEVGIRKPNPGIIELAARALGTTAERSWYVGDTFDRDVAAGRRARAGAVVLTRDHHTDRPPFAVADTPDADLPDPRGLVDLLRATVVVPAGPDGVDAGPGAGRRGALLLDHGGVIAVSRPDGSVRRSFAESFAARLTAAGYPTGTDEALDVLEHARAAHKAWKADHEQGRSSDSDSVTEIDASTFWVDLVGPTLDHHGPGVLAWLRAEAHPLMVGYARTKSVPTVRPGVRDLLLAARERGVPVAIVSNTVCGRAVREELVESGLDDLVGAHVYSDELGRRKPDPTTVHTALTALDADASASVFVGDKPQRDVAAARAAGVGTVVLLRGGSTDDATLDALAPDGPTTPDHVLAGPADVVGLLGAHVTG; encoded by the coding sequence GTGACCATCGCCCCGGCCTCTCCCGCCCCGACGCCCGCCCCGACCGTGACGCCCGCCGCGAGCGCCGCGGCTCTGGGTCGCCGTCCGGACGCCCTGCTGCTCGACTTCGGCGGGGTCCTGCTCACCACGAGCAAGCGCCCCGGCGGGCTGGAGGAGATGTCGCGGCACGTCGCCGACGTGCTGGCGCGTGCCGGCCACCACCGCAGCCCGGCCGAGCTGGCGGAGGTCCTCCAGGGGGGCAAGAAGGCACTCAAGGACTGGAAGAACGCGGCGTCGCGCCGGCTGGAGCCGGCCGAGCTCGACCACCGGACGATCTGGCGCGAGTTCTACGGCTCACCGTTGACGCCTGCCGAGCGGGAGGTGCTCGCGGGGTCCGCGGGGACGCTCCAGCACGTGATCACGCGCACCCTCACCGACCATGCCGTCCGTCCGGGCGTGCGAGAGCTGCTGGCGCTGGCCCGTGAGCTCGGCGTCCCGGTCGGCGTGGTCTCCAACGCCCACTCGGGGCGCGCGCACCGCGAGATCATGGACGAGACGGGGCTCGCGCCGTTCGTGGCGGTGCAGGTGTACTCGGACGAGGTCGGCATCCGGAAGCCGAACCCGGGCATCATCGAGCTCGCCGCCCGCGCGCTGGGCACGACGGCGGAGCGGTCCTGGTACGTCGGCGACACGTTCGACCGGGACGTCGCCGCCGGACGCCGCGCCCGCGCCGGTGCGGTGGTCCTCACCCGCGACCACCACACGGACCGCCCGCCGTTCGCCGTCGCCGACACGCCTGACGCCGACCTGCCCGACCCGCGCGGCCTGGTCGACCTGCTCCGCGCCACGGTCGTCGTGCCCGCGGGGCCCGACGGCGTGGATGCCGGTCCCGGTGCGGGGCGGCGGGGCGCGCTGCTCCTGGACCACGGCGGCGTCATCGCGGTGTCCCGTCCGGACGGGTCGGTGCGCCGCTCGTTCGCGGAGTCGTTCGCCGCCCGGCTCACCGCGGCGGGGTACCCGACCGGCACCGACGAGGCGCTCGACGTCCTGGAGCACGCCCGCGCCGCGCACAAGGCGTGGAAGGCCGACCACGAGCAGGGCCGCAGCAGCGACAGCGACAGCGTGACCGAGATCGACGCCTCGACGTTCTGGGTCGATCTCGTGGGTCCCACGCTCGACCACCACGGCCCCGGCGTGCTGGCGTGGCTGCGTGCCGAGGCGCACCCCCTCATGGTCGGCTACGCGCGCACCAAGTCGGTGCCGACGGTCCGGCCGGGCGTCCGCGACCTGCTGCTCGCGGCGCGCGAGCGCGGCGTGCCGGTCGCGATCGTGTCGAACACGGTGTGCGGCCGGGCCGTGCGGGAGGAGCTCGTGGAGTCGGGCCTCGACGACCTCGTCGGCGCGCACGTCTACTCCGACGAGCTGGGCCGCCGCAAGCCAGACCCCACCACCGTGCATACCGCGCTGACCGCCCTCGACGCGGACGCCTCGGCGTCGGTGTTCGTCGGCGACAAGCCGCAGCGCGACGTCGCCGCGGCGCGCGCCGCCGGTGTCGGCACGGTCGTGCTGCTGCGCGGCGGGTCCACCGACGACGCCACGCTCGACGCGCTGGCGCCGGACGGACCCACCACCCCCGACCACGTGCTCGCCGGACCGGCCGACGTCGTCGGCCTGCTCGGTGCGCACGTCACCGGCTGA
- a CDS encoding ABC transporter ATP-binding protein → MTPPTTTTTVFPGPAEDVPAVEVRGLTFRYPGASRDSLRGVDLRIERGDFVAVVGGNGSGKTTLCKAFNGLVPHFWNGDVTGQVLVLGRDTAELDVATLGADVGYVFQDFGNQLVRPTVRDDVAFGPLNAGHDDWAARADQALAALDLGPLADTFTWQLSGGQQHLTALAGALALAPRVLVVDEPAAEVDPGRAAAIYDHLERLNRQGVTVVVIEHHADLVARHARSVVLMADGVVRWHLPTREAMARTTDLAEAGIPVPQVVALADRLVPGTPRLPLTVDECATLLDSALTPSSASPRPAGPPDPTTTTTVARLRGITHGYRSVRGPRSTVLAGLDLDLHDGERVALVGSNGAGKSSLLSLLAGLALPREGTVEVCGRDTRRASAAAIADDVCYLVQHPEEMFLTDSVRGDVAMHPVGRGVADADALVADVLDRMRLTELADRDGRLLSGGQQRRAALAVALAMRPSLLLLDEPTSSLDVATRDDVIAMLSAMAERIRCTVVATHDMHLVAAWADRVVVLDEGRVLADTDPASLFARPDVMARARLVPPQVSQVGLRLGLDPVPLSVDELVAAVAPRPLEVPA, encoded by the coding sequence ATGACGCCGCCGACCACGACCACGACCGTCTTCCCCGGCCCGGCCGAGGACGTCCCTGCCGTCGAGGTGCGCGGTCTGACGTTCCGCTACCCCGGGGCGTCCCGCGACTCGCTGCGCGGGGTGGACCTGCGGATCGAGCGGGGCGACTTCGTGGCCGTGGTCGGCGGCAACGGCTCCGGCAAGACGACGCTCTGCAAGGCGTTCAACGGCCTCGTGCCGCACTTCTGGAACGGGGACGTGACGGGCCAGGTGCTGGTCCTCGGCCGGGACACCGCCGAGCTGGACGTCGCGACGCTCGGCGCCGACGTCGGCTACGTCTTCCAGGACTTCGGCAACCAGCTCGTCCGTCCCACGGTGCGCGACGACGTGGCGTTCGGACCGCTGAACGCCGGTCACGACGACTGGGCGGCCCGCGCCGACCAGGCCCTGGCCGCCCTGGACCTCGGGCCGCTCGCCGACACGTTCACATGGCAGCTCTCCGGCGGGCAGCAGCACCTCACCGCGCTCGCCGGCGCGCTGGCCCTCGCCCCACGCGTGCTGGTCGTGGACGAGCCCGCCGCGGAGGTGGACCCTGGCCGCGCCGCCGCGATCTACGACCACCTGGAGCGACTCAACCGGCAGGGCGTGACGGTCGTCGTCATCGAGCACCACGCCGACCTCGTCGCCCGGCACGCCCGCTCCGTCGTGCTCATGGCCGACGGCGTCGTCCGCTGGCACCTGCCCACCCGGGAGGCGATGGCCCGCACCACGGACCTCGCGGAGGCCGGCATCCCCGTCCCGCAGGTCGTCGCCCTCGCCGACCGGCTCGTCCCCGGCACCCCGCGCCTGCCCCTCACCGTCGACGAGTGCGCCACCCTCCTCGACTCCGCGCTCACCCCGTCGTCGGCCTCTCCGCGCCCCGCAGGGCCCCCCGACCCGACCACGACCACGACGGTCGCGCGACTCCGCGGCATCACCCACGGCTACCGCAGCGTGCGCGGCCCCCGCAGCACGGTGCTGGCCGGCCTGGACCTCGACCTGCACGACGGCGAGCGGGTGGCCCTCGTGGGGTCGAACGGCGCGGGAAAGTCGTCGTTGCTGAGCCTGCTCGCGGGCCTCGCGCTCCCCCGCGAGGGCACCGTCGAGGTGTGCGGTCGCGACACCCGCCGGGCGAGCGCCGCGGCGATCGCGGACGACGTCTGCTATCTCGTGCAGCACCCGGAGGAGATGTTCCTGACGGACTCGGTGCGCGGCGACGTCGCGATGCACCCCGTGGGTCGCGGCGTGGCGGACGCGGACGCGCTGGTCGCCGACGTCCTGGACCGGATGCGGCTGACGGAGCTGGCGGACCGCGACGGGCGGTTGCTGTCGGGCGGGCAGCAGCGGCGGGCCGCGCTGGCCGTCGCGCTGGCGATGCGTCCGAGCCTGCTGCTGCTGGACGAGCCGACCTCCAGCCTGGACGTCGCCACCCGGGACGACGTGATCGCGATGCTCTCGGCGATGGCGGAGCGCATCCGGTGCACGGTGGTCGCGACGCACGACATGCACCTGGTGGCGGCGTGGGCGGACCGGGTGGTGGTGCTGGACGAGGGCCGCGTGCTGGCAGACACGGACCCGGCGTCGCTGTTCGCCCGGCCCGACGTCATGGCGCGGGCGCGGCTCGTGCCGCCGCAGGTGAGCCAGGTGGGGCTGCGCCTGGGACTCGATCCCGTCCCGTTGTCCGTCGACGAGCTGGTCGCCGCCGTCGCACCGCGTCCTCTGGAGGTTCCCGCATGA
- a CDS encoding energy-coupling factor transporter transmembrane component T family protein, which yields MSTDVVDGTRVDAGRERKGFDRSGVEWLKLELMRVAYATRGGFLARRDPRAVVAWYAVCALAPWFTYDLTILTVFFLAALGCALAARVGPLLLGLFVLSTVGQVAYLLLLVLVLGGDVGSVVGLTQAYLKLSTVSLVSMAAFVSMDPEKVCDALLALRAPAILGFAVSYGYRMVPVLVDEFQTIVDGHRLRGAPSRGAGFLGWRAVARVGRIAVQAFYPLILNTAKRTRTTVEALETRGFTAAMRTGAGREQRLAHLRYSAGDAVLLGVTVVVVVAAYTVLGPAV from the coding sequence ATGAGCACCGACGTCGTCGACGGCACCCGGGTGGACGCCGGGCGGGAGCGCAAGGGCTTCGACCGGTCCGGGGTGGAGTGGCTGAAGCTGGAGCTGATGCGGGTCGCGTACGCGACGCGCGGCGGGTTCCTCGCACGCCGGGACCCGCGGGCGGTGGTCGCCTGGTACGCGGTGTGCGCGCTGGCGCCGTGGTTCACGTACGACCTGACGATCCTGACGGTGTTCTTCCTGGCGGCGCTGGGTTGCGCGCTGGCGGCCCGGGTGGGTCCGCTGCTGCTGGGGCTGTTCGTGCTGTCCACCGTCGGGCAGGTGGCGTACCTGCTGCTGCTGGTCCTGGTCCTGGGCGGCGACGTGGGGTCCGTGGTGGGGCTGACGCAGGCGTACCTCAAGCTGAGCACGGTGTCGCTGGTGTCCATGGCGGCGTTCGTGTCGATGGACCCGGAGAAGGTGTGCGACGCGCTCCTGGCGCTGCGGGCGCCGGCGATCCTGGGGTTCGCGGTGAGCTACGGCTACCGGATGGTGCCGGTGCTGGTGGACGAGTTCCAGACGATCGTGGACGGCCACCGGCTGCGCGGGGCGCCGTCACGCGGCGCGGGGTTCCTCGGGTGGCGTGCGGTGGCGCGGGTGGGTCGGATCGCGGTGCAGGCGTTCTACCCGCTGATCCTCAACACGGCCAAACGGACCCGCACCACGGTGGAGGCGCTGGAGACGCGCGGGTTCACGGCGGCGATGCGCACGGGCGCCGGCCGGGAGCAGCGGCTCGCGCACCTGCGGTACTCGGCCGGTGACGCGGTGCTGCTCGGCGTGACGGTCGTCGTCGTGGTGGCGGCCTACACCGTGCTCGGGCCGGCCGTCTGA
- a CDS encoding M14 family zinc carboxypeptidase: MRLHRTVAGLSGIAVATSCVVGLAPTATATPSPGTSGPDRAEAAGASARSSFADLVAAAKKSLPERATDGAIDMPSSYPSQPALKVFDPVADDATTRNGTIAYSDIAPRLTELMASSDRVSTQVVGQSTQGRDLYLVTITAPESRSQTTQQTRWREKIRTSPAAAAKDRALAKGYKTPVWFSSNIHGNEWEGTDAAMRLLEELATSDDPATLDLLREHRVYLSLTLNPDGRTAATRATTLSLDANRDMVTGTTPEARSFVATTQALQPLYAADFHGYTGVLQVEPCGPPHGDNYEYDLFIPHGYALARQVEDDVVAADIPGNTYYDTATGDVVEENTGNILIPYRDTPSGWDDYPPIFTAQYAAFHGAVTSTVELPHGRDRGLGTTTPQDAAINTEVAHATMVSMLDYVAAHSDEMLADQIEVFRRGVAGAPKQQLTEAGVAAVPGPDEWKALWDVSDDQEPVDLPRAYVIPVGAGQRSSSDAEALVDQLLFHGVEVQRLWTPTTIDGVRYPVGSFVVDMHQPRRGLANVLLATGSDISAKLPSMYDISAWSLGDLWGATVDAVGSTTDRELRLTVPLQLVPQDGYLPWGAKHVAFDLAGVEDFRALNALLEEDAPVWLLDDGRAAVGPAGIPAARDAVADFDIRFEALSGKEVKALGDATELEDLTVAYVGAQDDLLSLTELGFDDLVRVTASGVDAGAATGTTGLEDADVLWVGSSFNPGATGDAAVEAWLADGGAIVGRTAAAFDAAAAYGLVEGQAVTGNRSGNGIVAVDTPDASMFADHPQDESFIYPAVWFTGLGEGTTVELSYADDPLLAGHWNASSGAGPDQAAGQAAVVSGESADGARAVVFGTTPFFRTHPKGGLSQAATAIFWATSD; the protein is encoded by the coding sequence ATGAGACTGCACCGCACCGTCGCCGGCCTGAGCGGCATCGCCGTGGCCACCTCCTGCGTCGTCGGCCTCGCGCCGACGGCGACCGCCACCCCGTCCCCCGGCACGAGCGGCCCCGACCGCGCCGAGGCGGCGGGTGCGTCGGCCCGGTCGTCGTTCGCCGACCTGGTCGCGGCGGCGAAGAAGTCCCTGCCCGAGCGCGCCACGGACGGCGCGATCGACATGCCGTCGTCGTACCCGTCGCAGCCCGCGCTGAAGGTCTTCGACCCGGTCGCGGACGACGCGACGACGAGGAACGGCACGATCGCCTACTCCGACATCGCGCCGCGCCTGACCGAGCTCATGGCGAGCAGCGACCGCGTGTCGACGCAGGTCGTCGGGCAGTCCACGCAGGGCCGCGACCTGTACCTGGTGACGATCACGGCGCCGGAGTCGCGGTCGCAGACGACGCAGCAGACGCGGTGGCGCGAGAAGATCCGCACCTCCCCCGCGGCCGCCGCCAAGGACCGTGCGCTCGCGAAGGGCTACAAGACGCCGGTCTGGTTCAGCTCGAACATCCACGGCAACGAGTGGGAGGGCACGGACGCGGCGATGCGGCTCCTCGAGGAGCTCGCGACGTCCGACGACCCGGCGACCCTCGACCTGCTGCGCGAGCACCGCGTGTACCTGTCGCTCACGCTCAACCCGGACGGCCGCACCGCCGCGACCCGCGCGACCACGCTGAGCCTCGACGCGAACCGGGACATGGTGACCGGGACCACGCCGGAGGCGCGCTCGTTCGTCGCCACGACCCAGGCGCTGCAGCCGCTGTACGCGGCGGACTTCCACGGGTACACGGGTGTGCTCCAGGTGGAGCCGTGCGGTCCGCCGCACGGCGACAACTACGAGTACGACCTGTTCATCCCGCACGGCTACGCGCTGGCACGGCAGGTGGAGGACGACGTCGTCGCGGCGGACATCCCCGGCAACACGTACTACGACACCGCCACCGGCGACGTCGTCGAGGAGAACACCGGCAACATCCTCATCCCCTACCGGGACACGCCGTCGGGCTGGGACGACTACCCGCCGATCTTCACCGCGCAGTACGCGGCGTTCCACGGCGCGGTGACGAGCACGGTCGAGCTGCCGCACGGCCGCGACCGGGGGCTGGGCACGACGACGCCACAGGACGCCGCGATCAACACCGAGGTCGCGCACGCCACGATGGTGTCGATGCTCGACTACGTGGCGGCGCACAGCGACGAGATGCTGGCCGACCAGATCGAGGTGTTCCGGCGCGGGGTCGCCGGCGCCCCGAAGCAGCAGCTCACCGAGGCGGGGGTGGCGGCGGTGCCCGGGCCGGACGAGTGGAAGGCCCTGTGGGACGTCAGCGACGACCAGGAGCCGGTCGACCTGCCGCGCGCGTACGTCATCCCGGTGGGTGCGGGGCAGCGGTCGTCGTCGGACGCGGAGGCGCTGGTGGACCAGCTGCTGTTCCACGGCGTGGAGGTGCAGCGGCTGTGGACGCCGACGACGATCGACGGGGTGCGCTACCCGGTGGGGTCGTTCGTCGTGGACATGCACCAGCCGCGCCGCGGCCTCGCGAACGTGCTCCTGGCGACGGGTTCCGACATCTCCGCGAAGCTGCCGTCGATGTACGACATCTCGGCGTGGAGCCTCGGTGACCTGTGGGGGGCCACGGTGGACGCCGTGGGCTCCACGACGGACCGCGAGCTGCGGCTCACCGTCCCGCTGCAGCTCGTGCCGCAGGACGGCTACCTGCCGTGGGGCGCGAAGCACGTCGCGTTCGACCTGGCGGGCGTCGAGGACTTCCGGGCACTCAACGCGCTGCTCGAGGAGGACGCCCCGGTGTGGCTGCTCGACGACGGCCGGGCCGCCGTCGGACCGGCCGGGATCCCCGCGGCGCGCGACGCCGTGGCGGACTTCGACATCCGGTTCGAGGCGCTGAGCGGCAAGGAGGTCAAGGCCCTGGGTGACGCCACGGAGCTGGAGGACCTCACGGTCGCGTACGTGGGCGCGCAGGACGACCTGCTGTCCCTCACCGAGCTCGGCTTCGACGACCTGGTGCGGGTCACCGCGTCCGGCGTGGACGCGGGTGCGGCCACGGGGACGACGGGCCTGGAGGACGCCGACGTGCTGTGGGTCGGGTCGTCGTTCAACCCGGGCGCGACCGGCGACGCCGCGGTCGAGGCGTGGCTGGCCGACGGCGGCGCGATCGTGGGCCGCACGGCGGCGGCGTTCGACGCGGCGGCGGCGTACGGCCTGGTCGAGGGGCAGGCGGTGACGGGCAACCGCAGCGGCAACGGCATCGTGGCGGTCGACACCCCGGACGCGTCGATGTTCGCGGACCACCCGCAGGACGAGTCGTTCATCTACCCGGCGGTGTGGTTCACCGGGCTGGGCGAGGGGACGACCGTCGAGCTGTCGTACGCCGACGACCCGCTGCTCGCGGGCCACTGGAACGCGTCGTCCGGGGCGGGCCCCGACCAGGCGGCGGGTCAGGCCGCCGTCGTGTCGGGCGAGTCGGCGGACGGCGCCCGGGCGGTGGTGTTCGGCACGACGCCGTTCTTCCGCACCCACCCGAAGGGCGGGCTGAGCCAGGCGGCCACGGCGATCTTCTGGGCCACCTCCGACTGA
- a CDS encoding sodium-translocating pyrophosphatase, producing the protein MLTLGADSITIVAVIAVIALASLVCAAVLRKQVLAYGDGTAAMQDIARGVQEGASAYLSRQFRTLALFAVVVFGLLFLLPGDGDVRIGRSIAFLVGAGFSAAIGYLGMWLAVRANVRVAAAATGPDGRATGARIAFRTGGVVGMSVVGLGLFGAAVVVLIYRGDAPAVLEGFGFGAALLAMFMRVGGGIFTKAADVGADLVGKVEQGIPEDDPRNAATIADNVGDNVGDCAGMAADLFESYAVTLVAALILGKAVMGEQGLVFPLVVTAIGAFVALLGVLITRVRGTESGLRAINRGFYISAVVGAVLAGLAAFAYLPDSFAAMGGTADLSGVTSDPRVVASLAVLVGIVLAGIILWVTGYFTGTDSKPTRHVAATSKTGAATVVLSGIGVGFESAVYTAGIIAAAICGVFLLAGGSIWLSLFLVALAGCGLLTTVGVIVAMDTFGPVSDNAQGIYEMSRDVSANDAEEGEAAQILTDLDAVGNTTKAITKGIAIATAVLAATALFGSYADAVEKAVAEVTTVGSGLVGSMLSYEIISPVTLVGVILGAATVFLFSGLAIDAVTRAAGAIVMEVRRQFREHPGIMTYEERPEYGRVVDICTKDSLRELATPGLLAAFAPIAVGFGLGVGPLAGFLAGTIGAGVLMAIFLANSGGAWDNAKKIVEDGAYGGKGSEAHAATVIGDTVGDPFKDTAGPAINPLIKVMNLVSLLIAPAVVMLSVPADANHTLRIGIALVAAAIAFGAVVLSRLRAARVDAEQSADAVPVR; encoded by the coding sequence ATGCTCACACTCGGAGCGGACAGCATCACGATCGTCGCCGTCATCGCGGTGATCGCCCTGGCATCACTGGTGTGCGCAGCCGTGCTGCGCAAGCAGGTGCTCGCCTACGGCGACGGCACCGCCGCGATGCAGGACATCGCCCGTGGCGTGCAGGAGGGTGCGTCGGCCTACCTCAGCCGGCAGTTTCGCACGCTGGCACTGTTCGCCGTCGTCGTGTTCGGCCTGCTGTTCCTGCTCCCCGGCGACGGGGACGTCCGCATCGGCCGGTCGATCGCGTTCCTCGTCGGCGCCGGCTTCTCCGCCGCCATCGGCTACCTCGGCATGTGGCTCGCCGTGCGGGCCAACGTGCGCGTCGCCGCCGCGGCCACCGGCCCCGACGGCCGGGCCACCGGCGCGCGGATCGCGTTCCGCACCGGCGGCGTCGTCGGCATGTCCGTCGTCGGCCTCGGCCTGTTCGGGGCGGCCGTCGTCGTGCTGATCTACCGCGGGGACGCACCGGCCGTCCTGGAAGGTTTCGGGTTCGGGGCCGCGCTGCTCGCGATGTTCATGCGGGTCGGCGGCGGCATCTTCACCAAGGCGGCCGACGTCGGCGCCGACCTCGTCGGCAAGGTCGAGCAAGGCATCCCCGAGGACGACCCCCGCAACGCCGCGACCATCGCCGACAACGTGGGCGACAACGTCGGCGACTGCGCCGGCATGGCCGCCGACCTCTTCGAGTCCTACGCCGTCACCCTGGTGGCCGCGCTCATCCTCGGCAAGGCCGTCATGGGGGAGCAGGGGCTCGTCTTCCCGCTGGTCGTCACGGCCATCGGCGCGTTCGTCGCCCTGCTGGGCGTCCTCATCACCCGCGTGCGCGGCACGGAGTCGGGGCTGCGGGCCATCAACCGCGGCTTCTACATCTCGGCCGTCGTCGGCGCGGTCCTCGCCGGGTTGGCAGCGTTCGCCTACCTGCCCGACTCGTTCGCCGCGATGGGCGGCACGGCCGACCTCAGCGGCGTCACCTCCGACCCGCGGGTCGTCGCCTCCCTCGCCGTGCTCGTCGGGATCGTCCTGGCCGGCATCATCCTGTGGGTCACCGGCTACTTCACCGGCACCGACTCCAAGCCCACCCGGCACGTCGCCGCCACGTCGAAGACGGGCGCCGCGACGGTCGTGCTGTCCGGCATCGGGGTCGGCTTCGAGTCCGCCGTCTACACCGCGGGCATCATCGCCGCCGCCATCTGCGGCGTGTTCCTCCTGGCCGGCGGGTCCATCTGGTTGTCCCTGTTCCTCGTGGCGCTCGCCGGCTGCGGCCTCCTCACGACGGTGGGCGTCATCGTCGCGATGGACACGTTCGGGCCCGTGAGCGACAACGCGCAGGGCATCTACGAGATGTCTCGTGACGTCTCCGCGAACGACGCCGAGGAGGGCGAGGCCGCGCAGATCCTCACCGACCTCGACGCCGTCGGCAACACCACCAAGGCCATCACCAAGGGCATCGCCATCGCGACGGCGGTGCTCGCCGCCACCGCGCTGTTCGGGTCCTACGCCGACGCCGTCGAGAAGGCGGTCGCCGAGGTCACCACCGTCGGGTCCGGGCTGGTCGGGTCGATGCTCAGCTACGAGATCATCTCGCCCGTCACGCTGGTGGGCGTCATCCTCGGCGCCGCCACGGTGTTCCTGTTCTCCGGCCTGGCGATCGACGCCGTCACCCGTGCCGCCGGGGCCATCGTCATGGAGGTGCGCCGCCAGTTCCGCGAGCACCCCGGGATCATGACGTACGAGGAGCGCCCGGAGTACGGCCGCGTGGTCGACATCTGCACGAAGGACTCGCTGCGCGAGCTCGCCACCCCCGGCCTGCTCGCCGCGTTCGCGCCGATCGCCGTCGGGTTCGGGCTCGGCGTCGGGCCGCTCGCCGGGTTCCTCGCCGGGACCATCGGCGCCGGCGTGCTCATGGCGATCTTCCTCGCCAACTCCGGCGGCGCGTGGGACAACGCGAAGAAGATCGTCGAGGACGGCGCGTACGGCGGCAAGGGTTCGGAGGCGCACGCCGCCACCGTCATCGGCGACACCGTCGGCGACCCCTTCAAGGACACCGCCGGCCCGGCCATCAACCCGCTCATCAAGGTGATGAACCTCGTCTCGCTGCTCATCGCCCCCGCCGTCGTCATGCTCAGCGTGCCCGCGGACGCCAACCACACGCTGCGCATCGGGATCGCGCTGGTGGCCGCCGCGATCGCGTTCGGCGCGGTAGTCCTGTCCCGGCTGCGGGCCGCGCGGGTGGACGCCGAGCAGTCGGCCGACGCCGTGCCGGTGCGCTGA
- a CDS encoding carbon starvation protein A: MNSLVLMIVGLAMVLAGYFLYSKFLGKRVYQLDASFRTPAHEVNDGVDFVPTNKFVLWGHHFTSVAGAAPIVGPAVAVIWGWLPAFLWVTLGTVFFAGMHDMGALWASVRNRGQSMGMLSGRYIGARGRNLFLVVIFLLLLMVVAAFATVITNLLISTPTSVIPVWGAIVVALIVGQMIYRWKISLPLTTVIGVVALYGLILLGDRFPVELPDPILGMSPAAFWITALFLYAGIASLLPVWVLLQPRDYINGVQLFVGLALLYGAVLIANPTIVAPAINSAVPEGTPSIVPLLFVTVACGAISGFHGMVSSGTSSKQLDKETDGRFVGYFGAVGEGMLALGAIIAATAGYQTLADWEAVYSAFNQGGVSAFVEGGGAIMNAGLGISPSLSATILATMAVLFAATTMDTGVRLQRFVVQEAGEVLGVKVNKAVATLVVLVVAMALTFSTGADGSGGLLIWPLFGTTNQLLASLTLAIIAVILLRKKRNPLPVLIPLVFVMVMSIYALIVQLGTFWNDQNWLLLALDVVILVASLWVALESAIAMQAARKGTFDPETDEPVTSGSVGAGTER; encoded by the coding sequence ATGAACTCCCTCGTGCTGATGATCGTCGGCCTCGCCATGGTGCTGGCCGGCTACTTCCTCTACTCGAAGTTCCTCGGGAAACGTGTGTACCAGCTCGACGCGAGCTTCCGCACCCCGGCCCACGAGGTGAACGACGGCGTCGACTTCGTGCCGACCAACAAGTTCGTCCTGTGGGGCCACCACTTCACCTCGGTCGCCGGCGCGGCACCCATCGTCGGACCCGCCGTCGCCGTCATCTGGGGGTGGCTGCCCGCCTTCCTGTGGGTCACCCTCGGCACGGTGTTCTTCGCGGGCATGCACGACATGGGCGCCCTGTGGGCGTCCGTGCGCAACCGCGGCCAGTCCATGGGCATGCTGTCCGGGCGGTACATCGGGGCGCGCGGGCGCAACCTGTTCCTCGTCGTGATCTTCCTGCTGCTGCTCATGGTGGTCGCGGCGTTCGCGACCGTCATCACGAACCTGCTCATCTCGACCCCGACGTCCGTCATCCCCGTGTGGGGTGCCATCGTCGTCGCGCTGATCGTCGGCCAGATGATCTACCGCTGGAAGATCAGCCTGCCGCTCACCACCGTCATCGGCGTCGTCGCCCTGTACGGGCTGATCCTCCTGGGCGACCGGTTCCCGGTCGAGCTGCCCGACCCGATCCTCGGCATGTCCCCGGCGGCGTTCTGGATCACGGCGCTGTTCCTGTACGCGGGCATCGCGTCCTTGCTGCCGGTGTGGGTGCTGCTCCAGCCCCGCGACTACATCAACGGCGTCCAGCTCTTCGTCGGCCTCGCGCTGCTCTACGGGGCCGTGCTGATCGCCAACCCGACGATCGTGGCCCCCGCCATCAACAGCGCCGTCCCCGAGGGCACGCCGTCCATCGTGCCGCTGCTGTTCGTGACCGTCGCGTGCGGCGCCATCTCGGGCTTCCACGGCATGGTGTCGTCCGGCACGTCGTCGAAGCAGCTCGACAAGGAGACCGACGGCCGGTTCGTCGGCTACTTCGGGGCCGTCGGCGAGGGCATGCTGGCGCTCGGCGCGATCATCGCCGCGACGGCCGGCTACCAGACGCTCGCCGACTGGGAGGCCGTGTACAGCGCGTTCAACCAGGGCGGTGTCTCCGCGTTCGTCGAGGGCGGCGGCGCGATCATGAACGCGGGTCTCGGGATCTCGCCGTCGCTCTCCGCGACGATCCTCGCGACGATGGCCGTGCTGTTCGCCGCCACCACCATGGACACCGGCGTGCGCCTGCAACGGTTCGTCGTCCAGGAAGCCGGCGAGGTGCTGGGCGTGAAGGTCAACAAGGCCGTCGCGACGCTGGTCGTGCTGGTCGTCGCCATGGCGCTGACCTTCTCCACCGGCGCCGACGGCTCCGGCGGCCTGCTCATCTGGCCGCTCTTCGGCACGACGAACCAGCTCCTGGCGTCGCTGACGCTGGCGATCATCGCGGTGATCCTGCTGCGCAAGAAGCGCAACCCGCTGCCGGTGCTGATCCCGCTCGTGTTCGTCATGGTCATGTCGATCTACGCGCTGATCGTGCAGCTCGGCACCTTCTGGAACGACCAGAACTGGCTGCTGCTCGCCCTCGACGTCGTCATCCTCGTCGCGTCCCTGTGGGTGGCGCTGGAGTCGGCGATCGCGATGCAGGCGGCCCGCAAGGGCACGTTCGACCCGGAGACGGACGAGCCCGTCACGTCCGGCTCGGTCGGCGCGGGCACGGAGCGCTGA